Within Rothia sp. ZJ932, the genomic segment CAAGACCCAGGCAGCATTCTCGACAGAGGCATCAACAGCTACCGGATCGGGAAACTCACTGGCTACATCGGTGCCATGCACTTGATTCAGATAGGCAATAGCACCCTGCTCAAGACCGAGAGCTTTCTCTAGCTCATACCGGTGAGTAAGAGCTTGAATTGAATCTCCCACATGCAAACCTAAGTTACCGGCTACTTTTGACGTGAAAGCAACATGCACGGTGCCCTGCACTGTCTCAATGGCTTCGTGCGACACGAAAAGATCCAACGGACTCCCCCGACTCAGTATCAACGCTGACCGAATAATCAGCGAAAACTATAAGGTACAGATAGCCCAAGAGCAAGAGACTGATCCCTGACAGGGGCAGTGCTCTTGCTCTTAGAAAGTTCCTAGCCGATGGCTACAGAGTGAGACTTACTTAAGGAAGTCGGGAACGTCCAGTGAGTCCTTGCGGGGTGCAGGAGCGTCCTCAACTACCGGAGGCAAATCAACATCGAAACTAGCGGATGCCGGTACGTCAGAGTGTTGGTTTGACCAACTGTTAGCGGCGGGAGCTGAGAAGCCACCGCGCTGGGGTGCTGATGCTACACCTGGCTGCTGGGCTGAGTTGCCGCCGAAAGTCTGCTGGGTACGCTGCGCCTGGGTTGCCGCGGCGTTAGCGTTATTTGAGTTGGTCTCGGGGTTTACTGAATCAAAGCCTGCCGCAATAACGGTCACACGTGCTTCATCACCCAAAGCGTCATCAATGACAGCGCCGAAGATGATGTTTGCATCGGGGTGAGCGACTTCCTGAACCAGGCGAGCTGCTTCGTTAATTTCAAACAGACCCAAATCAGAGCCACCCTGGATGGAAAGCAGAACGCCGTGAGCGCCGTCGATGGACGCTTCAAGCAGCGGGGAGGCAATAGCCAGTTCTGCTGCCTTGACGGCGCGGTCTTCACCCGATGCGGAGCCGATGCCCATGAGCGCTGAGCCAGCACCCTGCATTACTGACTTCACGTCAGCGAAGTCAAGGTTGATCAAACCGGGGGTGGTAATCAAGTCGGTAATACCCTGAACACCTGAGAGAAGTACCTGGTCAGCTGACTTGAAAGCATCCAGCATCGAAACGTTGCGGTCTGAGATGGAGAGCAAACGGTCGTTAGGAATAACGATCAGGGTATCGACCTCATCGCGCAACGCCGCAATACCGGTTTCTGCCTGGTTTGAACGACGGCGACCCTCAAAGGTGAAGGGGCGGGTCACAACACCGATAGTCAGCGCACCCAGCGAACGTGCGATGCGAGCGACAACGGGCGCACCACCGGTGCCGGTGCCACCACCCTCACCAGCGGTAACGAAGACCATGTCAGCACCCTTGAGCACTTCTTCGATCTCCTGCTCGTGATCCTCAGCTGCCTGGCGACCAACCTCAGGGTTAGCGCCTGCACCAAGACCGCGAGTAAGCTCGCGACCAACGTCAAGCTTCACGTCAGCATCTGACATCAGCAGGGCCTGCGCATCGGTGTTGATGGCGATGAATTCTACGCCACGAAGACCGACCTCGATCATGCGATTGACAGCGTTTACACCGCCGCCACCGATACCGACGACCTTGATAACTGCCAGGTAGTTCTGGGGAGTTGCTGCGTCCATTTGTGCCTCAATAAATCTTCTTAAGAGCCGCTCAAACCCAAACCTTAACCTTGAGGTTGAAGGGGTAAAAACAGCTGAATTACTTACATACTCACCACAAGGTTACCAATACCAAACAACCCTGTCGCTCATGTTTCTCATAAACCTGTACTTTTTGACTCAAAACTTCAAATTGCACAGAACCTCAAGTATAGGTTTAACTATTTAACCGTGGGGTGCAAAGGGCTCGATACATCGTATACCTGAACGGCACCGTCCGCTCCCATCGAATCAATCAGCGAAGATAAAACCTTAGCTTTAACTTCACTATCACTAGCTGTTCCCCACACCACTTCAGTACCGTCTTTCATATGAAGGGTAATGGTCGATGCTGAATCTGCCGTGGTCTTAGAGATCTCACTCATCAAACTCTGCGGAAGAGATGAAAGCACCTTGGTCAAAACCCTGAAAGAATCCTCTTCAGTAGCTTTCAGTCCCCCACCGATCAGAGGAACCCCGGCATCCTCCACCGACTCAACAGTGCCTAGCTGCACGCCCTGAGCATCCACTAAGTAGAAATTTTGGCGATCTTCTACCACTGCCACAGGAACTCTCTCCTGCAACCGAACCACCAGTTCATGGGGAGGTCTGCTTTCGGTCACTACACCGTTCAGCACCGAGCTCTCACCCAGCAGTTCCATGACACGCTGATCATCCACTCTGCTTAAGGGAACCCCGTGCAACTGCTCTAATTGGCTCTGCACATAGTCTTCAGAGAGTAGGTGGGCGCCCTCAACGGTAACGGTGCGAACGGCTAACCACGGTGAATAAAAGACAACACCGATGAACACGGCAGCAGCAACAACCAGTGCGCCCAAACCAGTCAGCCAACGTCGCAGAGCTGAGGAAGAAGGTTTCTTAGTTTTTTCGCTTTTACGCACCGACTGCACAGCAGGCTGCTTTTCTGATTTTTCCTGCTCAGAGGCACTACCCTTACGGGAGCTACGCCACTGGGTAAAGATGCCAACGTTCTTCTCTTCGAGCCCCACCAGCTGATCGGTGGGTTCGAGCATTCGCACCTTAGTGGAGTTGGCTCGTATCTGAGGTTTTCGAGATGGCGTCACGACGACCGATTAACCTTCACGCTCGGTAAGAGCTTTAACAAGCTCTGCACCATAGGCGGTAATATCACCGGCACCAACAGTCATCACAATATCGCCAGGATTCGCCTGAGAGACAATAAGCTCAACTGCCTCGTCAACGCTGGCGGCATATTTAACCTCTGAGTAGCCTGCATCAGTAATCAAATGAGAGCTCACGCCCTCAATGGGTAGCTCGCGAGCGGGATAGATGTCAAGAACGTAGGCGCGATCGGCAAGAGCTAGAGCCTGCGCGAACTCTCCCGCGAACTTTTGGGTGCGAGAGAAAAGGTGGGGCTGGAACATCACGTAAAGGTTGTGTCCGGTTGCCACGGTGCGACCGGTTTCAAGCGCACGCTGCACCTCAGTGGGGTGATGAGCGTAGTCGTCAAAAACACTCACGCCAGCAGCCACACCGCGGAGGGTAAAGCGGCGGTCAGTACCGGTAAAAGTGCTCAATGCTTCGACAATAGCCTGAGGCTGGTAGCCGGCAATCAGCCCGCAAATGAAGGATGCTGTAGCGTTCAGCTGGTTGTGCACACCCGGGATGTTCAGGGTAAGGGTGGTTGCGCCAGAATAGTGCTGCTTGCCCAACTTGAAATCCCAACGGATGTTCGAGGCGCAGACAATGCCCTCGCTAGTGGTGGAAAGAAGCTGAACATCTGCGGTTTCTGATTCACCGTAAGTTACAACATCGATTCCGGCTTCTCGTGCCCGATTAGCTAAGTCAGCGGCACCAGCGTCATCCACGCAGGTTACCAACACACCGTCGTCAGCCATCGAGGCAAGAAAACGGTTGAAAGCCTCAAAAACCTTCTCGGCGCTACCGTAGAAGTCAAGGTGATCAGGTTCAACGTTAGTCACAACCGCCACATGGGGGCGGTAGCGCACAAATGAACCATCAGATTCATCAGCTTCAGCAACGAACCAGGAATCGGGGTTACCACTTCCCAGTCGAGCATTCGTGTTGTAGCCTGCGATCTCAGAACCTACGGCAAAGGAGGGCTGAGCTCCCAGCGCGTCCATCATGATCGAAACCATCGAGGAGGTGGTGGTTTTGCCGTGGGTGCCTGCTACCGCAATAGCTCGCATGTGCCCCATGGTTGCTGCCAGGGCTTCCGAACGGTGCAAGACGCGCACACCCGCTTCACGGGCTGCAATGAGTTCGGGGTTATCTGTCTTGATAGCGGTGGAGACCACCAGGGTGTCAATGTCGGCAACGTTTTGCGCCTGCTGGGGCACGTTGACGGTAGCACCCATATCGCGGAGGGCATCCAACGCAGCGCTCTCGCGCTGATCTGAGCCTGAGACCGTGACTCCAGCTTCAAGCATGAGTCGGGCGATTGCTGACATACCAGCGCCACCAATACCGGCAAAATGGACGCGTCCAAGCTCTTGAAGGCGGGG encodes:
- the murC gene encoding UDP-N-acetylmuramate--L-alanine ligase — translated: MSTSIMNLDLDMPEVLNPPFAQRPRLQELGRVHFAGIGGAGMSAIARLMLEAGVTVSGSDQRESAALDALRDMGATVNVPQQAQNVADIDTLVVSTAIKTDNPELIAAREAGVRVLHRSEALAATMGHMRAIAVAGTHGKTTTSSMVSIMMDALGAQPSFAVGSEIAGYNTNARLGSGNPDSWFVAEADESDGSFVRYRPHVAVVTNVEPDHLDFYGSAEKVFEAFNRFLASMADDGVLVTCVDDAGAADLANRAREAGIDVVTYGESETADVQLLSTTSEGIVCASNIRWDFKLGKQHYSGATTLTLNIPGVHNQLNATASFICGLIAGYQPQAIVEALSTFTGTDRRFTLRGVAAGVSVFDDYAHHPTEVQRALETGRTVATGHNLYVMFQPHLFSRTQKFAGEFAQALALADRAYVLDIYPARELPIEGVSSHLITDAGYSEVKYAASVDEAVELIVSQANPGDIVMTVGAGDITAYGAELVKALTEREG
- the ftsZ gene encoding cell division protein FtsZ; amino-acid sequence: MDAATPQNYLAVIKVVGIGGGGVNAVNRMIEVGLRGVEFIAINTDAQALLMSDADVKLDVGRELTRGLGAGANPEVGRQAAEDHEQEIEEVLKGADMVFVTAGEGGGTGTGGAPVVARIARSLGALTIGVVTRPFTFEGRRRSNQAETGIAALRDEVDTLIVIPNDRLLSISDRNVSMLDAFKSADQVLLSGVQGITDLITTPGLINLDFADVKSVMQGAGSALMGIGSASGEDRAVKAAELAIASPLLEASIDGAHGVLLSIQGGSDLGLFEINEAARLVQEVAHPDANIIFGAVIDDALGDEARVTVIAAGFDSVNPETNSNNANAAATQAQRTQQTFGGNSAQQPGVASAPQRGGFSAPAANSWSNQHSDVPASASFDVDLPPVVEDAPAPRKDSLDVPDFLK
- a CDS encoding cell division protein FtsQ/DivIB, translated to MTPSRKPQIRANSTKVRMLEPTDQLVGLEEKNVGIFTQWRSSRKGSASEQEKSEKQPAVQSVRKSEKTKKPSSSALRRWLTGLGALVVAAAVFIGVVFYSPWLAVRTVTVEGAHLLSEDYVQSQLEQLHGVPLSRVDDQRVMELLGESSVLNGVVTESRPPHELVVRLQERVPVAVVEDRQNFYLVDAQGVQLGTVESVEDAGVPLIGGGLKATEEDSFRVLTKVLSSLPQSLMSEISKTTADSASTITLHMKDGTEVVWGTASDSEVKAKVLSSLIDSMGADGAVQVYDVSSPLHPTVK